Genomic DNA from Methanosarcina sp. MTP4:
TGAAGTGCTGAAATGACCATTACTGCACTTGTTGTAGACGACTCAGCCCTGATCCGAAAAGTCCTTTCGGATATATTGAACAACGACCCTGAAATCGAGGTAATAGGGACTGCATTCAATGGAAAGGACGCACTTGGAAAGATCAAAAAATTCAGGCCCGATGTCATACTTCTAGATAATGTGATGCCCGTACTTGACGGTCTTAAAGCCCTTGCCAGGATAATGAAGGAGTACCCGACCCCTGTGATAATGGTTTCCGCACTCGGGGAAAAGGCTGAAGAAATAACCCTCACGGCATTTGAATACGGAGCTGTGGACGTAATTCCAAAGCCTGAAGGGGTCTTCAGCCAGAGCATTCCGGAAATGGCGGAGGAAATCCGCAAAAAAGTTAAGACCGCCTCAAAAGCCAATCTTGACAACCTGGAATGCATGCAGCCCCCGGAAAAAGAAAGACTGGACAAGATTAAAAAGGCAGAAAGAAAGGTAGGTGACGAGACCTTTTCAGGCACTGTAAAAAACGTTATTGCAATCGGCACGTCCACAGGGGGTCCCAGAGCCCTGGGAAAGCTTATAAGCGCCCTTCCGGCTGATCTTCCCGCAGCAGTCCTAATCGTACAGCACATGCCTCTGGGCTTTACGGCATCCCTTTCAAGGAGACTTAATGCGAAGTCAGCCCTCGAAGTCAGGGAGGCAAAGGAAGGAGATGTGGTGGAAAACGGAGTCGTGCTTATTGCACCCGGTGACTATCATATGGAAATTGTCCGAAAAAAGGTAAAAGGAAGGGAAAAAGATGTTGTCCGCCTGAGCCGGGCACCCAAAGAGCTGGGTTCAAGGCCTTCCGTCAACGTCCTTTTCAGGTCCATTGCCCCTCTTTACGGCCCGAAAATAATCTCGCTTATCCTGACGGGAATGCACTGTGACGGAGCGGAAGGGGCAGAAGAAATCAAAAAAAAGGGTGGCAAGGTTATCGCCGAAGCTCGAAGTTCATGCGTTGTATATGGAATGCCGGGAGAAATAGTAAAAAGAAAGCTTGCCGACTTCGTGCTCCCACTGGACAGGATTGCGAAGGAGCTCTTGAACATGATAAAAGATGCTTCTAACTAAAGATGCTTCTGGCTAAAAATGCTTCCGAAATTTATAATTAATCACAAAAAAGGGCTAAGTAGAGCAAAATAAAGAACTTCCTAAAGTTAAGGATCGAATGGGAAAAGATCATGGATCTGTCAAAGTATATGGGCATTTTCAGGGAAGAATCCGAAAGAAACCTCAAACAATTGAACGATTCACTGCTTGCACTTGAGCAAAACCCTGAAAATACGGAACATGTGAATATAGTGTTTCGTCTGGCCCATACTTTCAAAGGTATGGCAGCGACGATGGGATTTAAGCAAATCGTCGAGCTTACCCATGAAATGGAAAATCTGATTGAAAGAATCCGTACCCAGCAGCTCAAGCTAGATGCCTCTCTAATCGACCTTCTGTTCGAATGCCTTGATTCCCTGGAAGGGCTTGTGGAAAACGCCTGTAAAAATGCAGGCATCAAACCTAGCAGAGGTAAAACCGGTGAGGAAGAGAAAAGCAAAACCTATCCTGACCCCGGAGAAGTTTTGAAAGCACTCAGAGCCATAAACACACCCATAACTGCAAACACAAAAGAAAAAACAATAGGGAAGAAGGTTTTTTCCAGAGAGGAAGAGGCTGAAAAAGAGAGAGAGACTAAAGAAGAGAAAAATAGTGAAGAAGTGCCCCTATATCCAGATGAAGAAACTTCTCAATATCCGGCAAGAAAAGATTCCCTATATCTAGGGGCAAGAAAAGAAGTTCCGGAGACAGGAGAAGACTCCTCAATAACAGAAAGCTCCTCAACAACCTTTTCAATAACAGAAGAAGGCATCCCCACTACAGAAATCGAATTTTCAGAAAAAGAAAGGGCATTAATGGAAGAAGCGGAAATGGATGGGGCGAAGGTGATGCTCGCCCACATTGCCCTGCAGGATACCTGTCTCCTGAAATCCGCCCGTTCAGCCCTGGTAATCCGTAAGATTTCGGAAAATGGGAAGATTATCAGGACCTTTCCGAGTATTAATGAACTTGAAAAAGAAAATTTCGGGCTTGATTTTGAAGTGGTTTTTTCAACAAAAAAAGATGGATACACCATCAAAACCGAAATTAGCAACATTTCTGAAATAGAAGACGTGTCAATAAGGAGTTTGAGCTCCGAAGAGGGCTACGGAGAGGCTTACAGAGAACCTGTCCCTGTACATGAAAAAACCACTGGAAAATTGTCTGAAACCTTATCTGAAACATCATCTGAAACATCATCTGAAAACTTATCTGAAATATCATCTGAAAACTTATCTGAAGGCCCTTCACTGGAAAAAACCAGGTTTGAGCCGGAGAAAATGGAAGGTGAGGCAGTAACAGGCGGAAAAATGCCTTTCTTTTCCAAACCCAATCCGAAAATAAAGAACATCCAGAGCGTGAGGGTTAGCACTGAACAGCTTGACAAGTTGATGAACCTTGCAGGAGAACTCGTGATCACGAGAAGCAGGATCAACCAGCTGACTCTGGACTTTAAATCCAAGGAACTGGAGGAGACACTTTCGGAACTCCGAAAACTTACCGGGGAAATGCAAGAAGAAGTGATAGAAGCAAGGATGGTGCCTCTTGACCATATTCTCAATATCTTCCCCAGAATGGTAAGAGACCTTGCAAAGTCAGAAAACAAGAAACTCGATTTCATTATAAGGGGAAAGGAAATCAAGCTTGACAGGACCGTTTTGGACGAAATCGGGAACCCCCTGGTCCATCTCCTGAGAAATGCAGTAGATCACGGGATTGAGAGCCCGGAAAAGCGCCTTGAACTCGGGAAAAAAGAGACAGGGACGATAATGCTCAAGGCTTCGAGACAGGAAAATTACGTCATCATAAAAATCGAAGACGACGGGCAGGGAATAGACCCGACAGAACTCCGGAAGGCTGCCGAAGAACAGGGGATTATCTCCCGGGAAGAAGCGGAACAGCTTCCTGACAGGGAAGCAATGCAGTTGATCTTTAACCATGGTTTCAGTACTGCCAGCAGGGTCACTGATGTTTCTGGCAGGGGTGTGGGGATGGATGTCGTAAAAAACCGGATTGAAAATCTCGGAGGGTCCATAAAAATCGAATCAAAACCCGGGAAAGGGACCAGGTTCGAATTAAAACTGCCCCTGACTATCGCCCTTTATCAGGCCATGCTGGTAGAAGTCGGGAATGAAAGGTATGCAATCCCCTTCACCAACATAATAAAAAATATAGAAATCCAGAAGGAAGCCGTTCGGCATATCAACGGCGAAGAAGTTACTATGGAAAGCGGAAAAGTGCTCCCCTTACTAAGGTTGCACAGTCTTTTTGGGTTACCCGTTGAAGAGAGAGAAAAACTCGTTGTCGTAGTAGCGGAAAAAGCTGGACAGGTTATAGGAATTGTAGTTGACAGACTGCTGGGAAAACAGGAAGTTATAATAAAAACTTTCAAAAGCAAACTACTTGAGGAGACAAAAGGGTTTGCAGGTGCGACAATTATGGGCGATGGGAATGTGGTCTTGATCCTTGATATCAATACTCTTGTCTGAAAAAACTACTCACTGAAAAATCTCCGGAAAGCCCTCTAAAAAAATCTCTAAAAAAATCTCTGGAAAAAGCACTAGAAAAATCTGGAAAATTCTCTGGAAAACAATTTTCTTAGATACTGGAAAATGTGGACAAAATGGAAAATGAGAAATTAAGAACCGATGAAATCCAGGAGGAAGACCCGGATTTGGAGCTGCTGAAGAAAGCCATCAAAAAAAATCTAGGCTTTAACTGCGAGCAGTATAAGGAGTCTCATTTCAGGCGTAGAATTAACGTACGTGTCAGAGCCACCAATTCAAGTAGCTATGCAGAGTACCTTAAAATCCTTAAAAAAGATCAGGATGAATACAGGAATCTGATTGAAGCCCTTACCGTAAATGTCAGTGAATTTTTCCGGAACCCAGAAACCTATACGGTGATTGAAAAAGAAGTCCTGCCAACCCTGATAAAATCCAAATCCAAGTCACTGGTGAAAGCAATTCGCATCTGGAGCGCAGGCTGTGCAGCAGGGGAAGAAGCTTATTCCCTTGCAATACTGCTGCACATGCTTCTGGAAAAGGACTTTGGGAAATACAGGATAAGCATTATGGGCACGGACATTGATTCTTCTAGCCTGGAAAAGGCGAGGAAAGGTGTCTACAGTGAAAACTCACTTAAAAACGTGGATGAAAAAACAAGGGAACGCTATTTCATAAAGAAAGACGAGATGTACCAGGTCACCGACCAGTTGAAGAACATCACGCATTTCAAGCAGCATGACCTGATATCCGGATCGAAGTTGAGTCATTTTGATATGATTATCTGCCGGAACGTCATGATATACTTTAATAAAGAAATCCAGGAACAACTGCATCTTGAATTTTATAAATCCCTGAGCCAGGGGGGCTTTTTCATAATAGGAAAAGCGGAAACTCTGCTCGGAACAGCAGCCGGTTATTTCAAGCCTTACAATACAAGAGAACGCCTTTACGTAAAGGAAAATGAAGGAAATATCCATGGGAAAAGAGGAGATATCCATGGGAAAAGAGATCAGGAAGCTAAGTAACTTCGAGTATGGAGCATTAAAAGAGATCGGAAACATAGGGATGGGGAGTTCTGCAACTTCCCTTTCAAAGCTCACACATACTGGTGTCCACGCCAATATTTTGGGTGCAGGGTTTGAATTAATTGAAAATATACCGAAAATCACGGGCACCTCAGACTCCCTTGTTATGGGAACCTTCATGCATGTCAAAAAAGAGTTGAATGGTTATATCCTGATCTTTTTCCCTGAAGACAGCGCCAGAAATCTCTGCCAGGCCATAACCGGAGAAAGTGAAGCAAACCTTGCGGACAGGATTAACAGGTCTGTGATCGAAGAGGTTAGCCACATCCTCGCAGGGACTTATATCACCTCCCTTGCGGATTTTTTACATATAGACGTTTCCATTTCAACACCTTACAATGCATACGATATGTTAGGCTCAATCCTCAATTACGTGCTAACTGAGATGTGTTATAAGGCGGATTTAGCTCTCATACTGGATTCCGAATTTTTGGTAAAAGAAAATAAAATAAAAGGAATTTTTGTTACCCTTTTTGATCCGGTTTCCCTTGACTACCTGTTAGAAAAAATCAATGGAATGTTAAATAATCCATGAAATAAACCATGAAATGAGGACTATCAAACAGGAAAATAAAAGCCGAACTTAACTATACAATGAATATTGACAGGAAAAGGAATTGATCGGAAAATTGAAACAGAAATTAGTTAAATCAGGTATGAAAATCAAATTTGAAGTGTGTTCCATGCCCTCTCAAGTTCAGACATTTTCACCCGGCAGGCCTGCCCTGAATGGGGTCCGGATGAAGGCAAAAATCAATCATATCCCTCACAAAGGAGGGCTTTGAAAAATGCCTGATATGCCTGATTCCAGCTTGATTATTGTGGGGATAGGAGGCTTTGCAATAGCCAGAAGCCCTGCAAGACTAAAAACCTCAGGACTTGGCTCCTGTGTAGGAGTAACGATCTATGACCGGAAAGAGCGAATCGGAGGTCTGGTCCATGCAATGCTTCCGAGTGCAAAGGGAGATCGCCTTGAGAACAACCCTGCAAAGTACGCAGACTCCGGGATAGAGTACATAATAGAAGAAGCAATAAAAACAGGAGCCTCCAGAAAAAGACTCGAAGCAAAAATCGTCGGTGGAGCAAGCATGTTTCCGAATACCTTTTTGAACATAGGAGAAAGAAACATAAAATGTGCTAAAAAAACGTTAGCTGAACTCGGTATTCCGATTGTTGCGGATGACACCGGGAAAAATTACGGACGCACGATAATACTGGATGCCTCTAATGGAATTCTTTATGTAAAAAGTGCTCTCTACGGCTGCAAAAAGATCTAAGGTTGTACTTAAAAAGCGAACTTACAACCGGTCATTAACACTACTTCCTTACACTACTTCTTTACACTACTTCTTTACACTACTTCTTTACACTACTTCATTAAACTACTTCATTACACTACTTCATTACACTACTTCATTACACTACTTCTTTACACTACTTCATTACACCACTTCTTTACACTACTTCTTTACACTACTTCATTACACCACTTCATTACACCACTTCATTACACCACTTCATTACACCACTTCATTACACCACTTCATTACACCACTTCTTTACACCACTTCATTACACCACTTCATTACACCACTTCATTACACCACTTCATTACACCACTTCTTTACACCACTTCTTTACACCAATTCCTTTGAATTGAACTACAAGAATATCTTCAAGGTCATTCAAAACTTCTTTGAAAAAAGGTCCATTTCCATTTCTCTGAAAAATTATATATCCAATATAAATATTATAATTGACATTAATAATACGAATAGTATTACAAAGTTTAGCATGTACTGCGTAAACGGGTGATAGTTGCGATTGAAACTGCAAATGATGGGAGGAAATTGCAGAAAACTCGCAGATGAACTGCAGAAAATCGCAGGTATACTTCCATGTCGCAGGTATACTTCCATGTGGCTGTGTTCAGGATGCCGGCAGACTGGCAGGAGCAGCGTCAGACAGTTTCAGACCGTTGCTAACAGATGCAAACAGGTAACAGTGCCGGATAGTGTTGAACAGTACCTGCCCTGATATATTGGTACATGCGATATTATATGTACAGTAAGATATGTACAGTAAAGAATATCCCAATACAGCGATAGCAACCGAATAACAGTAAAAACAACAACAAAATAACATAAAACAACCGAAAAAAAAGAACGAGGGATTTATATAGAACTCAATGGCGTAGAAATCGAAGATACATATGCAGAAGCGTTTCCGATCAAGATTGCAAGGGTCCTCATAACCGGTGCTACAAAGCGCTGGGCTCAGGTGGCAGCCAATGAAGCTACCGGCTTTGGGACTTCCGTTATCATGTGCCCCGCAGAAGCCGGGATCGAAAGGTTTGCAAGCCCCAGTGAGACCCCTGACGGCAGGCCCGGAGTCTACATCCAGATCTGCACCTTCGGGTACAAGGCACTCGACGAACAGCTTCTCGAAAGGATCGGACAGTGCGTACTGACCGCACCCACCACCGCAGTATTCAACGGGCTCCCTGAAGCTGAGAAACAGTTCAACATAGGATTTAAACTTAAGTTCTTCGCAGACGGTACAGAGTCTGAAACCGAAATCGCAGGCAAGAAGGTCTTCAAGATTCCAATTATGGAAGGGGACTTCCTGGCAGAGGAAAACATCGGGGGCATAAGTGGGATTGCCGGTGGAAACTTCTTCATCTTTGGAGATTCCCAGATGAGCGCCCTCACCGCAGCCGAAGCTGCCGTGGACGCAATTGCCGAACTTGATGGCTGTATCACTCCCTTCCCCGGAGGCATCGTGGCCAGCGGCTCCAAGTCCGGAGCAAACAAATACACGTTCATGAAAGCCACCGCCAATGAAAAGTTCTGCCCCTCCATCAAGGACAAGGTAGAAGGCACTGAAATTCCGGCCGACGTCAACTCTGTATATGAAATAGTAATCAACGGGATTGACGAGGAAAGCATCAAGAAGGCAATGAAAATCGGAATTGAGACCGCAGTTACCGTTCCTGGTGTAAAGAAGATCACCGCAGGAAACTACGGCGGAAAACTCGGCAAGTACCAGTTCAAGCTGCACGAGCTCTTCTGAGCCCGGCTGCTTTTTCCTTTCTTTTTATCTACCGTATTTTTCCTTTCTTTTTATCTACCGTATTTTTCCTTTCTTTTTATCTACCGTATTTTTCCTTTCTTTTTATCTACCGTATTTTTCCTTTCTTTTTATCTACCGTATTTTTCCTTTACTTTTCTAACGTATTTTTCCTTTACTTTTAACGTATTTTTCCTTTACTTTTCTAACGTATTTTTCCTTTACTTTTCTAACGTATTTTTCCTTTATTTTTCTGTTTTACCCCTTTCTTTTCCACTTTTTCAGATACTCTTTTTATTTTTCAGATCATATTACTTTTAGAACATACTCAGATAAGTGACATATTGCTTTTCAGGACATAAAGTGGATAACTTTCAGGACATAATCCCTCTTCAGGACACACTCGCCTTTAAGGGTTTCAGGAAGTGTGATTTTAACACCGGTGATCATAAACAAAGTGTAAAATTAAAAAAACCAAAAAATAAACGGAGTGGAAAAACTGAACAGAACCAAACTAAATTACATGGTGGACTTTTGTCTGACAATTCTGTTTCTAATCGTTGCCTTCACAGGCCTTTACATGTACTTTTTCATACCCTCGGGAGTCCCCCATGGTATGTATGTCGTCTATATGGGGCTCACAAAAGCCACATGGCTCTGGATTCACAACAAATCCGCAATCCTGATGACAATTATCGTAGCTTTCCATCTCATCCTCCACTGGAGATGGATCGTGTGCACAACGAGAAATTTCTTCAGGAGGGAAAAAGTGAAAACAGAAGTATTCGAATCCGTTTGTGAGCCCGAATGAATGTTTTTTAAGGAAAAAAATTAGGAATAAAAGAAAAAGAGAATCAGAACCCTAGGGCACTGAAACCTGAAAGAATAACTTCCCGCGGGTCGATGCCGGTTACCTGCACCATGACATAGGCACCTAGGAAAGTTCCTATCACACTGCCTACGTTTGCAAAGCTGGCTACCAGAAGGACTCGCATAAACCTGTTTTTGAACATTTCCCCGAAGGTATCGATCCCTGCAAGAGCCTTTATGTCCTCGGTGGTCGGGTTACGCTGTTTTGCTTCGACGAGACCGGCAAACCAGCCTGCGGCCATCATGGGGTTCAGGGAAGTCAGCCAGGCCACCAGGAAAGCCGTGACAATGGAATAGGGGTGACCACCCGCAAGCAGAGTCCCGGCCGCACTCAGGGTTCCGTTGATAAGGAACCACCAGCCAAACGCTATTAGCAGGAGTTCCAGAGGTGTGCCCGAGAGGAACAGGAGCAAAAACACCGCTATGGCCAGGGCGACAATCCCGAAACCAATTGCTTTGCCCGCACTGAAGCGCTTTTTAGGGATTTCCATGAGATTGCGCAGGGGAGGAATGCTCTTCGGCTCCTGGAGGTATTTGAGAACCCCGGGCTTGTGCCCTGCCCCTATAACCACAACAATAGTTTTGTTCCCGCCTGCTGCTGTCCTGAGAATACTACCTGCAAGGTAAGCATCCCGCTCATCTATCAGGACTTCGGCCGCAGTCGGGGCAAAGTCCCTGAGTTCACTAACAAGGGCCGTGACCACATCCTGTTCCGTGATGCTATCAATATCGATATCAGCTCCTTTCCCGATTCCGATCAACCCTCCGACAAGAGAACCAAGCATTCTGATTTTTTCAAGGAACTTCATCCTACCCCAGAAACGCTGGAGCGTAATCTGGATGTCCCGGTCTATAAGGGCTACCCTAGCTCCTGCAGCCTCAGCCTCCTCAATTGCCATAAGCATCTCGGAACCTGGTTTGACACCCATATCTTCCCCGATCTTCTTCTGGACATAGGCAAGCAGCCAGTGGATCAGGTAAAAGTAGACCTTTCCTCCACCCAGGATATCTTTAATAGGGAGCTGCGTCTCCGGGACATTACCCTTCAGGGAATCATAGCGCCCCCGGCAGAGTTCAACAGCCACAATGTCAGGCTTTAACTTCCTGATGGTTGTCTTGACCTCTTCCACGCTCTTCTCCGAAACATGAGCGGTACCTATGATCACTATTTTTGAAGGCTGACGCTCAGCCTCCCGGGTTTCAACAACCTGAACCCCCGGAGTGGACTGAAACTTTGAAACGGGAGTTGAACCGGCCAAAGGTTCTGCAACAAAGCCAGAGCTCAGGTCCAGCTTTCCCTCGACCACAGTTCCTGCCTCAGCCGCAGATTCAAGTACCTCCGCCTCGGCATTCTCCGGCTTGGAGGCTGAAGAATTAGACAGTTCAGACTTTCCTGCAGAAACATCACCTTCCGCAGATTTGGTAGCAAGTTCATCCACAGAGTATATAGAATCCTGAGAAGAACTCTGAAAGTAGTACTCAGGCTCTCTGTCCTGAGAATCTGTGACATCGGATTTTTCCATTATCAGTCTCTCTGTTGCGGCGGCCCAGAAAAGAGAAAAATTTTTCTGAACCCTGAAACCGCTTCGTTTAAAGATTTAAAGATCTGGAGTATGGTAATTACCTGCCAGCAATTTATAATTTTTTGCTCCTTGAAATTTTTTCCAGAATCTTGAACAGTAAGAACTCAATCCTGCAAGAACTCATTTGTAAGAACTCATTTGTAAGAACCTATCCAGTTATGGATCCTATAAGAACTCATTTGTAAGAACTCATTTGTAAGAATTCATTTGTAAGAACTCATTTGTAAGAACCTATCCAGTTATGGATCCTATAAGAACTCATTTGTAAGAACCTATCCAGTTATGGATCCTATAAGAACTCATTTGTAAGAACCTATCCAGTTATGGATCCCATAAGAACTCATTTGTAAGAACTCATTTGTAAGAACTCACTCACTCATTAGCTTCAGGGTCCGCACAAGATCTGTCCTGGAAAGGATTCCAACCAGATTCCCATTATCAATGACAAGGAGCCTACCGATATTCCGGCTCGAGACCAGTTTCAGAGCATCGGTCGCATGGCCGTCAGAGGGTATGGATACAATATCTTTAGTCATTATATCCGAGACAAGAAGCACAGGCCGCTCGAGTATGGGAACCCTCTGGACATCGGTAAAGCTCACTACTCCTTTCAGGACACCGCCTTCCATGACAGGGTAACCCATGTGTTTATTTTCGAACATGAAGTGAACCAGGTCTTCAACACTCATGGAAGGGTGGACCGAGACCACAACCGGGGTCATTATATCCCGGATAACTATGTCTTCGAGGGTCACCGAAGCCTGAGTGGAACGTTCTTCTTCCGATGCCCCGACATAAATGAAAAGGGCTATCAGGGGGAACCAGAGGTTGCCAATCAGGATACCGAAAATAGCCATAAGGATTGCAAAGAACTTCCCGACAGCTGCCGCACTTTGGGTAGCCTTTACGTACGACATTTTCCTGGCATAAAGTGCCCGGAGCACCCGGCCCCCGTCCATGGGAAAAGCGGGCAGGAGATTAAAGACTCCAAGCACCACATTCATTGCCCCGAGGATCCAGATTGTAAGGAAAACGGGGT
This window encodes:
- a CDS encoding chemotaxis response regulator protein-glutamate methylesterase encodes the protein MTITALVVDDSALIRKVLSDILNNDPEIEVIGTAFNGKDALGKIKKFRPDVILLDNVMPVLDGLKALARIMKEYPTPVIMVSALGEKAEEITLTAFEYGAVDVIPKPEGVFSQSIPEMAEEIRKKVKTASKANLDNLECMQPPEKERLDKIKKAERKVGDETFSGTVKNVIAIGTSTGGPRALGKLISALPADLPAAVLIVQHMPLGFTASLSRRLNAKSALEVREAKEGDVVENGVVLIAPGDYHMEIVRKKVKGREKDVVRLSRAPKELGSRPSVNVLFRSIAPLYGPKIISLILTGMHCDGAEGAEEIKKKGGKVIAEARSSCVVYGMPGEIVKRKLADFVLPLDRIAKELLNMIKDASN
- a CDS encoding chemotaxis protein CheA — protein: MDLSKYMGIFREESERNLKQLNDSLLALEQNPENTEHVNIVFRLAHTFKGMAATMGFKQIVELTHEMENLIERIRTQQLKLDASLIDLLFECLDSLEGLVENACKNAGIKPSRGKTGEEEKSKTYPDPGEVLKALRAINTPITANTKEKTIGKKVFSREEEAEKERETKEEKNSEEVPLYPDEETSQYPARKDSLYLGARKEVPETGEDSSITESSSTTFSITEEGIPTTEIEFSEKERALMEEAEMDGAKVMLAHIALQDTCLLKSARSALVIRKISENGKIIRTFPSINELEKENFGLDFEVVFSTKKDGYTIKTEISNISEIEDVSIRSLSSEEGYGEAYREPVPVHEKTTGKLSETLSETSSETSSENLSEISSENLSEGPSLEKTRFEPEKMEGEAVTGGKMPFFSKPNPKIKNIQSVRVSTEQLDKLMNLAGELVITRSRINQLTLDFKSKELEETLSELRKLTGEMQEEVIEARMVPLDHILNIFPRMVRDLAKSENKKLDFIIRGKEIKLDRTVLDEIGNPLVHLLRNAVDHGIESPEKRLELGKKETGTIMLKASRQENYVIIKIEDDGQGIDPTELRKAAEEQGIISREEAEQLPDREAMQLIFNHGFSTASRVTDVSGRGVGMDVVKNRIENLGGSIKIESKPGKGTRFELKLPLTIALYQAMLVEVGNERYAIPFTNIIKNIEIQKEAVRHINGEEVTMESGKVLPLLRLHSLFGLPVEEREKLVVVVAEKAGQVIGIVVDRLLGKQEVIIKTFKSKLLEETKGFAGATIMGDGNVVLILDINTLV
- a CDS encoding protein-glutamate O-methyltransferase CheR; translated protein: MENEKLRTDEIQEEDPDLELLKKAIKKNLGFNCEQYKESHFRRRINVRVRATNSSSYAEYLKILKKDQDEYRNLIEALTVNVSEFFRNPETYTVIEKEVLPTLIKSKSKSLVKAIRIWSAGCAAGEEAYSLAILLHMLLEKDFGKYRISIMGTDIDSSSLEKARKGVYSENSLKNVDEKTRERYFIKKDEMYQVTDQLKNITHFKQHDLISGSKLSHFDMIICRNVMIYFNKEIQEQLHLEFYKSLSQGGFFIIGKAETLLGTAAGYFKPYNTRERLYVKENEGNIHGKRGDIHGKRDQEAK
- a CDS encoding chemotaxis protein CheC — protein: MGKEEISMGKEIRKLSNFEYGALKEIGNIGMGSSATSLSKLTHTGVHANILGAGFELIENIPKITGTSDSLVMGTFMHVKKELNGYILIFFPEDSARNLCQAITGESEANLADRINRSVIEEVSHILAGTYITSLADFLHIDVSISTPYNAYDMLGSILNYVLTEMCYKADLALILDSEFLVKENKIKGIFVTLFDPVSLDYLLEKINGMLNNP
- a CDS encoding chemotaxis protein CheD → MPDSSLIIVGIGGFAIARSPARLKTSGLGSCVGVTIYDRKERIGGLVHAMLPSAKGDRLENNPAKYADSGIEYIIEEAIKTGASRKRLEAKIVGGASMFPNTFLNIGERNIKCAKKTLAELGIPIVADDTGKNYGRTIILDASNGILYVKSALYGCKKI
- the fhcD gene encoding formylmethanofuran--tetrahydromethanopterin N-formyltransferase, with amino-acid sequence MELNGVEIEDTYAEAFPIKIARVLITGATKRWAQVAANEATGFGTSVIMCPAEAGIERFASPSETPDGRPGVYIQICTFGYKALDEQLLERIGQCVLTAPTTAVFNGLPEAEKQFNIGFKLKFFADGTESETEIAGKKVFKIPIMEGDFLAEENIGGISGIAGGNFFIFGDSQMSALTAAEAAVDAIAELDGCITPFPGGIVASGSKSGANKYTFMKATANEKFCPSIKDKVEGTEIPADVNSVYEIVINGIDEESIKKAMKIGIETAVTVPGVKKITAGNYGGKLGKYQFKLHELF
- a CDS encoding DUF4405 domain-containing protein; its protein translation is MVDFCLTILFLIVAFTGLYMYFFIPSGVPHGMYVVYMGLTKATWLWIHNKSAILMTIIVAFHLILHWRWIVCTTRNFFRREKVKTEVFESVCEPE
- a CDS encoding TraB/GumN family protein, with translation MEKSDVTDSQDREPEYYFQSSSQDSIYSVDELATKSAEGDVSAGKSELSNSSASKPENAEAEVLESAAEAGTVVEGKLDLSSGFVAEPLAGSTPVSKFQSTPGVQVVETREAERQPSKIVIIGTAHVSEKSVEEVKTTIRKLKPDIVAVELCRGRYDSLKGNVPETQLPIKDILGGGKVYFYLIHWLLAYVQKKIGEDMGVKPGSEMLMAIEEAEAAGARVALIDRDIQITLQRFWGRMKFLEKIRMLGSLVGGLIGIGKGADIDIDSITEQDVVTALVSELRDFAPTAAEVLIDERDAYLAGSILRTAAGGNKTIVVVIGAGHKPGVLKYLQEPKSIPPLRNLMEIPKKRFSAGKAIGFGIVALAIAVFLLLFLSGTPLELLLIAFGWWFLINGTLSAAGTLLAGGHPYSIVTAFLVAWLTSLNPMMAAGWFAGLVEAKQRNPTTEDIKALAGIDTFGEMFKNRFMRVLLVASFANVGSVIGTFLGAYVMVQVTGIDPREVILSGFSALGF
- a CDS encoding CBS domain-containing protein, which produces MQSSLKIGSVMGIPIKLHVTFLLILPVFAYVFAINPQPFGFSGVEPPLTRYALSTLTAILLFVSILLHELAHSYLAMRYGVNIDSITLFLFGGVSSMEEMPRVPSQEAKMAFAGPLTSLVIGFVCLFVYGTFISPNSALAENPVFLTIWILGAMNVVLGVFNLLPAFPMDGGRVLRALYARKMSYVKATQSAAAVGKFFAILMAIFGILIGNLWFPLIALFIYVGASEEERSTQASVTLEDIVIRDIMTPVVVSVHPSMSVEDLVHFMFENKHMGYPVMEGGVLKGVVSFTDVQRVPILERPVLLVSDIMTKDIVSIPSDGHATDALKLVSSRNIGRLLVIDNGNLVGILSRTDLVRTLKLMSE